Genomic DNA from Clavibacter michiganensis:
TCGAGCGCGCCCGTGGACTTGAGGCCGGCGGCGACCCCTCCGGCGACGAAGCCGCGCGCGGCGGTGACGCTCACGGGGCCACCCCGTTCACCGGGAGGCCCATGGCCTCGGGGAGGCCGAGCGCGATGTTGGCCGACTGGATCGCCGCGCCCGCCGTGCCCTTGACCAGGTTGTCGATCGCGGTGACCGTGACGACGCGGCCCGCGGCCTCGTCGATGGCGAGGCCCACGAGCGCGGTGTTGGACCCCGTCACGTCGGACACGTTGGGGAACGTCCCCTCCGGCAGCAGGTGCACGAACGGCTCGTCGGCGTAGGCGAGCTCCCATGCGGCGCGCACGTCGTGCGCGGAGAAGCCGGGGGCGAGGCGCGCGGTGGCCGTGGCGAGGATCCCCCGGGCCATCGGCACGAGCACGGGCGTGAACGAGACGCTCACGTGCCCGCCGCCCGCCGTCTCGAGGTTCTGCCGGATCTCCGGCGTGTGCCGGTGGGTGCCCCCGACCGCGTAGGCGCTCGCGGATCCGAGGATCTCGCTGGCCAGCAGGTTCGTCTTCAGCGAGCGGCCGGCGCCGGACGGGCCGACCGCGAGCACGGCGACGATGTCCTCCGGCTCGATGACGCCCGCGCGGATGCCGGGCTGGAGCCCGAGCGTGATGGCCGTGACGTTGCAGCCGGGCACGGCGATGCGCTTGACGCCGGAGAGGCGCGTGCGCTGGGTGCCGCCCTCCTCCGCGTGCAGCAGCTCGGGCAGGCCGTAGGGCCATGCGCCCGCGAACTCGCCGCCGTAGAACGCGTCCCACGCGGCCTCGTCGACGAGCCGGTGGTCGGCGCCGCAGTCGACCACGAGGGTCTGGTCGTCGAGCTCGGCCGTGATGGCGCCCGACTTCCCGTGCGGCAGCGCGAGGAAGACCACGTCGTGGCCCGCGAGCTGCTCGGCGGTCGTCTCGACGAAGGTGCGGTCGGCGTACGAGGTGAGGTGCGGGTGCACCTGTCGCAGACGCTCGCCCGCGTTCTGGAAGGCGGTGAGCGTCTGGACCTCGAGGCGCGGGTGGTCGGCGAGCAGGCGGAGGAGCTCCCCGCCTGCGTAGCCGCTGGCGCCCGCGACGGCGACTGAGAATGACATGCATCAAATCTAGTGCCGGTGCCGGAGGGGTCCCGTCGGGCGACCGGGCGGGACGACAGCGCGGGCGGGCGCCTCCGGAGGAGGAGCCCGCCCGCGCGGATGGTGCGTGCGACGGCGGCCGCTACTCGCGCAGCGCCGCGCCGAACCGCTCGGCGGCGAGCCGCACTGATCCGTCGCGGGCCTCGCTCGCCTCGGCCGCGGTGAGCGTGCGGTCGGGCGCGCGGAAGCGGAGCGCGAACGTGAGCGAGCGCGTGCCGTCCGCGACGCCGGGACCGCGGTAGTCGTCGACCAGACGGGCGGACTCGAGCAGGTCGCCCGCGCCCTCGATGACCGTGCGGAGCAGCTCCCCCGCCGGCACCTCGAGCGGCACGACCAGGCTGAGGTCCTGCGTGGCGACGGGCATCGAGGTGAGCGTGCGCACCTCGACGGCGCCGCCGGCGAGCTCGACGAGCCGGTCGAGGTCGACCTCGGCGAGCGCCACGCGCTCGGGCAGGTCGAGCTCGGCGGCGAGCGCGGGCAGGAGCTCGCCGGCGAAGCCCACGATGGCGGGGCCGTCCGCGGTGATGACCTCGACCGCGGCCGTGCGGCCCGGGTGCAGGGCGATGTGGCTGCCCTGCTCGAAGCGGATCTCCACGCCCACGGCATGCGCGAGCTGCCGCACGGCGTCGAGCGCGTCGACGAGGCCCGCGCGCTGCGCGGGGGTGCCCGGCTGCTTCGGGACGGCGTCGCCGAGGATCAGCACGCCCACGTGGCGCGGCTGCGGCGGGATGCCCGCGTCGAGCGCCCGCAGCGCGTCCGCGTCGGGGCGCGCGGCCCCGGGCGGCATCTCGGGAGAGCCGTACGCGACGCCGGCGCG
This window encodes:
- the argC gene encoding N-acetyl-gamma-glutamyl-phosphate reductase encodes the protein MSFSVAVAGASGYAGGELLRLLADHPRLEVQTLTAFQNAGERLRQVHPHLTSYADRTFVETTAEQLAGHDVVFLALPHGKSGAITAELDDQTLVVDCGADHRLVDEAAWDAFYGGEFAGAWPYGLPELLHAEEGGTQRTRLSGVKRIAVPGCNVTAITLGLQPGIRAGVIEPEDIVAVLAVGPSGAGRSLKTNLLASEILGSASAYAVGGTHRHTPEIRQNLETAGGGHVSVSFTPVLVPMARGILATATARLAPGFSAHDVRAAWELAYADEPFVHLLPEGTFPNVSDVTGSNTALVGLAIDEAAGRVVTVTAIDNLVKGTAGAAIQSANIALGLPEAMGLPVNGVAP